In Anomalospiza imberbis isolate Cuckoo-Finch-1a 21T00152 chromosome 39, ASM3175350v1, whole genome shotgun sequence, the DNA window ggaaaaggctttgtgccgtccctgctcagaggggatcctcagcacggccctgaagatctgcacataggagaaaacaatgaacacaaaacagccaaatgctaaacaggcactaacagcaatgagcccaagttccctgaggtgggatttggagcaggagagcttgaggatgtgtgggatttcacagaagaactggcccagggcattgccatggcacaggggcagggaaaatgtattggccgtgtgcagcagagcattgagaaagccactggcccaggcagctgctgccatgtgggcacaagccctgctgcccaggagggtaccgtagtgcaggggtttgcagatggacacgtagtGGTtgtagcacatgatggtcaggagggaaagctctgctccaaggaagaagataagcagaaaaacctgtgcagcacatcctgtgtaggagatggtgctggtgtcccagagggaattgtgcatggctttggggacagtggtgcagatggagcccaggtcgctgagggccaggttgagcaggaagaagaacatgggcgtgtgcaggtggtggccgcaggctacggcgctgatgatgaggtcgttgcccaggagggcagccagggagatgcccaggaagaggcagaagtgcaggagctgcagctgccgcgtgtctgccagtgccagcaggaggaagtggctgatggagctgctgttggacgtTTCTTCACTCTGGGAATCGTGGACTATTGAAAGAAGATATTGACAAGACGGGAAAGATTTCAGTGTGTCATTCCTATGTTTTTTTATtaggaatccccccaaaaatacttCTCCTTGTTGGCTGAACTTTGCTCAGCCTTTTTTCGCTGAGGTCcggtttgtgctgctgcctcatcttCGACCCTGCTCTCAGCCTGAACACTGGGGAGCCCTTAGGGAAAACAGGGCTCGCTGTGCCCCAGTGCAGTCAGACCTGCGGGTCCCACACAGGAGCCCTTTGCTCATTTCAGCTTCCTCTGTTTCAGGGTGATCAAACTTCCAACGTGTTTGAACAATAAAGCGGCCTTTTTGAAGACTTCAGTTTCATTGTCAGCATCTCTAAATTCTTCTacctttccctgtgcagctggaaatggaggGATACCAAGGGTTGGTCTGgctctctgctttttttgtcagtgctacccagagtgcttttgtcacaggaaactcagactttttgtcacaggcatcatgattagcagattttgaaatgctctcaagtccctgagcactaagtcacggagaattaaagccacacaggccacatctgcagtgctcaaacacagccctgttgctgctgctgctgctgctgaaatagaatcaactgacagaggccatcacagaaattgcctctggagtgtcaaatacaataaaaaattccaccaggagaaagagaaaccagaacttctcgacacacttcattgtttcttctgagcagcagcagaaaatggagatgcccagagatatttccagctgctgttgatcccagtggagcccagcctgctgccctgtcccagctttcccaccctccagcagacgccctggttccctgcaggtgccgtgggatggcactcaggaggatctgctccaaggccttcccctggagcacgctcaggctgccaagcctatggatcctggatcatccttcccaccgagccttcctgtgcacggctgttccatttgcacctttgcgctcagctcggacttctccacttcaccaggagtgctgggaaaggatggagagcagcctggcaagctctttctgcagctctccatttaccctcggggagggagaacattccacaggaaagcaactggtgccacaaggagcgggtggcctcaggcacctttggggatggaacaaggccttggtttgacataagtaagcacaagcaattcacatgagtaaacaagtaattagcacagacatgcctcagtacttagcaccagttagcataacaaaaacctggcaggcctaacttgacatgagagtgacctgacaaaaagctttagacagtctaccagaagaactaagggcaagtgtggaatcagccctgtgcagggaagccctgaggaagactttgtgctgctttggggcatcgagaccgctcctggccagggcctggacatcagcttcaagtatgggaatctgacacaatgtatttccaaccgcctgcctatggaatcacctcagcagtgtgaagatggatggtgattttgatacaaatcctacatcaacccactgaaatttatacatggtggagaaacatttcagtgggtgcagacccttgccctcctgccaggtcaataaaagggcttttggctgacaatgcatttgtctgccgatttgtttgaatgagggagacccctcaggcctgctgtatcctgagggaacaccgttggccttggcctgtaggcacctgcacaagcttaaaatcagctgcctcagcttctaggacctctcttggccagcatcctgacgtggatgcaggactgctgtgaggcactgctgggacccagcgggacaggaccggctgtctcgtgtccacgtagcacccctcacacagccagggccatcccaaaaccagacaaacactcatgtgtcagcacaggggagcaaggagcactgggctcttctcagggtatctcagctgggctcgctccacaacacacccccactttcaggcctgctgatgcccagctgccagaaatgcctaccttgttctctccagggtgcacagggagagccaatgagcaggacgccttgggaggcaaaccttcccagccttttctgaggccagggacacaccaagatcagccaagactctccacgctgcctggcccacccagcccagctctgtgctggccctgggccacagcagcttccaccaagcaagagccacatgcacattgccaagagttgaaacacagcagacagggaagatgtgaaaagtgtgtgtgtaaaggccttttaattcacagctctcagagagagctctggggctcacggctggacagagatgctcctgctcacgcctctgtccaaaggggggaacacaccctgctgcaggtgcttgggttggtctccacaggtccaggcggatgccaaacccgctcttcacagccttctcccttgccctgcccctctgccaagtgcaacgggcctcaggcagtgaaaggaccacagagagccaaagggggaccaTTGCACCTGCCTCGCTgtgagctccctggga includes these proteins:
- the LOC137464230 gene encoding olfactory receptor 14J1-like, with product MCYNHYVSICKPLHYGTLLGSRACAHMAAAAWASGFLNALLHTANTFSLPLCHGNALGQFFCEIPHILKLSCSKSHLRELGLIAVSACLAFGCFVFIVFSYVQIFRAVLRIPSEQGRHKAFSTCLPHLAVVSLFLSTGVFSYLKPPSMSSPSLDLSLSVLYSVVPPSTTMEPWF